The DNA region TCTACCCGAAAAAAGTGCGGGTGGGCTACCTGGCCCAGGAGCCGGAATTCGTTCCCGGGGCCACCGTGTTCGGCGCCCTGGAGGAGGGCCTGGCAGAGGTTACCGCTCTGCAGGACGAGTTCTCAGAGGTGACCGCCGCGCTCCAGACCGAGACCGACCACACCCGCCGCGCCGCCCTGAGCGCCCGTCAGCAGGAGCTCCACGACCGCCTGCAGATCGGCGGGGGCTGGGACATCGCACCGCGGATCGAGGAGATGATAACCGTTCTGGGCCTGCCCGCACCGGAGACCCGGCTCGACCACCAGTCCGGCGGTACGCTCAAGCGGGTGGCCCTGGCCCGGGTGCTGCTGTCCCGGCCCGAGATGCTGTTCCTGGACGAGCCGACCAACCATCTGGACACCCGTACCGTGGAGTGGCTGGAGCGCCGTCTGGCCGAGTTCCGTGGCACCCTGGTGCTCATCACCCACGACCGCTATTTCCTGGAGGCGGTGGTGAACCGGATCGCCGAAATCTCGCTCGGGAAAATAAAACAGTATCCGGGCAGCTACTCGGCGTTCCTGGAGGCGAAAAAGAAAGAGTGGGAGCTGATCCAGCGCCTGGATGAGCGCCGCGAAAAAATACTGGCCCGCGAGATCGAATGGCTGCGCCGGGGGCCCAAGGCGCGCAGCACCAAGCAGAAAGCCCGCGTCGACCGCGCCAAATCCATGGCCAGGGTGCGCCGCACCGAGAAAGACAAGCCGGTGGAGCTGCTGTTCGACCCGGAGAGCCGCACCGGGCGGACAATCCTCAAGGCGCACCGGGTGGGGATGTCGTTCGACAGCCGGCCGGTGGTGAGCGATTTCTCCCTCGAACTGCTGGGCGGCGAGCGGATCGGCGTGCTGGGGCCCAACGGCTGCGGCAAGACCACGCTGATCCGCATGCTGGTGGGGGAACTGGAGCCCGAGAGCGGCTACGTGAAAGAGGGGCTGAATACCAGCATCGCCTATTTCGACCAGAAACGCGCCCAGCTCGACCCTGCGGCCACTATCTGGGACTCGGTCGCCCCCGGCGGCGAGCACGTGCTGGTGAGCAGCCAGCGCCTGCACAAGAAAGCTTTCCTCGAAAGCTTCCTTTTCCCCGCGCCCATGCAGCGCCTCAAGGTGGGCCTGCTCTCGGGCGGCGAGAAAAACCGCCTCCTGCTGGCCCGCCTGATGCTGGCCGGGGCCAACGTGCTGGTGCTGGATGAGCCGACCAACGACCTCGACCTTCCCACCCTGGAGGTCCTGGAGCAGCAGCTTGTCTCGTTCAAGGGCTCGTTGATCGTGGTCACCCACGACCGCTGGTTCCTCGACCGGGTGGTGGAGGAAATCTACGCCTTCGAGGGCGGCGGCGTGATCCGTCACTACCCCGGCAACTACAGCTACTATCTGGAAACCAAAGCCGCCGAGCGCGAGGCCGAGCGGGCGGCCCAGGAAAGGCTGCGCGCGGCCCAGCGCGCCGAGACCCCCGCGGCGCCCAGACGCCAGGGCCTGCATTATCTGGAAAAGAAGGAACTGGAGACTATCGAGGAGCGGATATCCTCGGCCGAGGCCGAACTGACCGCGGCCCGGGCGCGCCTGGAGGACCCCTCCGTGGCCAGCGACCCGGCGGCCCTGGCTGGGCTCTACGAGGCGGTACGCGCCGGAGAACGGACTGTGGCCGCCCTTTACGGCCGCTGGGAGGAACTGGAGGCCAAGCAGTCCGGAGGGGAATGAGCCCGTTTGAACGGGTATAGTAGGCGGCATTACGGTTTTATTGACATAATCGGCTGATCCATATTATCTTAAGACAGTTATCCCCCCGCCGGGATGTACTCGTCCCTTGCCGCACTCGGATTTGGAACACCCGTCGCAGGTGCATGTTCTTTTTCCACGAGGTAGGCTATGACGCGCAAGCTGGTCCTGAGGCTTTGCCTGTTTCTGTTTCTGGTTGCGGGGCAGTGGTCTCCGGCCCCGGCCTGCACCATTTTCCGCCTGGCGCGGGATGGCCGGGTTTGGTTCGGCTCGAACGAGGACTGGCCTGAGGCCGATTTCAGCCTCTGGACCCAGCCGCCCTCCGACGGCCGTCACGGGGTGCTGTACATCGGGTTCGGGGGCGAGGCCCCGGCCTGCGGGATCAACGACCGCGGGCTGTGTTTCGATCTGGCCTCGGTCGCGTTCAAGTACAAGCCCCTGGACAGCCGCAAGGGCGAGAGCGACCGTTTCATCGTGCAGAAACTGCTGGAGGAGTGCCCGGACGTGGCCGCGGCGCTGGACACCCTGAGCCGCTACAACATAGCGCTGCTCAGCCAGTCGCAGCTCATGCTGGCCGACCCGAGCGGGGCCTGCGCGGTGGTGGAGAGCGATTCGATCCTGGTGAGCCGCGACGGCCTGCAGGTGATGACCAATTTCCGTCACACCGAGCCGGGAGCCGCCTCGATCCCCTGCGACCGCTACCGGGCGGTCTGCCGGGTGCTGGAACACAAGACAGCCGCGCTGGAACCGGTGCGCTCGGCCCTGGCCGCGGCCTCGGTGCCGGCGACACAGTATTCGGTGGCTTTCGACCTGACAAGTGGTCAGGTTTATATCTGGCTGTACCATAATTACGCCGATTACGTGCAGCTCGACCTGCACAAGGAGATCGCCGCCGGGC from bacterium includes:
- a CDS encoding ABC-F family ATP-binding cassette domain-containing protein, translated to MLKAENIRHDFGARPLFDGLELVIEEGARLGLVGANGSGKTTLFRILAGQLNPLEGSVIYPKKVRVGYLAQEPEFVPGATVFGALEEGLAEVTALQDEFSEVTAALQTETDHTRRAALSARQQELHDRLQIGGGWDIAPRIEEMITVLGLPAPETRLDHQSGGTLKRVALARVLLSRPEMLFLDEPTNHLDTRTVEWLERRLAEFRGTLVLITHDRYFLEAVVNRIAEISLGKIKQYPGSYSAFLEAKKKEWELIQRLDERREKILAREIEWLRRGPKARSTKQKARVDRAKSMARVRRTEKDKPVELLFDPESRTGRTILKAHRVGMSFDSRPVVSDFSLELLGGERIGVLGPNGCGKTTLIRMLVGELEPESGYVKEGLNTSIAYFDQKRAQLDPAATIWDSVAPGGEHVLVSSQRLHKKAFLESFLFPAPMQRLKVGLLSGGEKNRLLLARLMLAGANVLVLDEPTNDLDLPTLEVLEQQLVSFKGSLIVVTHDRWFLDRVVEEIYAFEGGGVIRHYPGNYSYYLETKAAEREAERAAQERLRAAQRAETPAAPRRQGLHYLEKKELETIEERISSAEAELTAARARLEDPSVASDPAALAGLYEAVRAGERTVAALYGRWEELEAKQSGGE